CACAGAAATAGCTTCCTTTTAGACATCTAGACAAGCATTACCTTAGTGATTCTAATATTCAcagaagtagattttttttccaccctcatTCGAGTCCTCTGTACTTCCAGCATCAGAACACAAGCAACACTCAGTGGAGCCTGTAACAGAGAGGAGGAAACCATGAACTGCCTTAACCTTCTCAGCAGTCAGTGATCTGATTGGCTTCTTGTTGAGCAGGGTCTCCATGGGGAGAACAGAACAAGGCAGCCACTCATCACAATACAGACCACACAGCTGAAATGCATGCTGCTTTATTAGTTTGCACATCCTATTTCAGAGCTTTCCACTTCAGGCCTCACTTCACCTCTCACCAAAGCTGATGCAAGGAAGGAGTAAACCTGTCTAGGACTATGACAAGATGGCAAAGAAATTGCCCCCCAAGAATAACAGGTGTTGATGCTACACAGGAAAGGAATTCACCACCTCCTCAACCAAGAATTATATAGTGTTGGCTGTGAagggcacacacacaaaaaaatacaaaaacccaacacattttCTTCTAAACCTCTTGTCTTCCCCCACCCTACAGCTCTCCAGACACCAGCACAATGGTGAGAACAGCCTCCTGAGGGAATTCCCCCTCCACAGACACACAGTGTGCGAAATGAAGGTGCAGCCATGCTGAAAGAGGCCTCTCCTCCCCTCAAGGTCCCAGGATTAGGGGCGGCTCTGCTCGAGGCAGGTTGCTCAGGTGCCTGCACTCAGCTCCTTCCCGCCTGAGCAGACCCAGCCTATGCCCTCGCCACCTCCATGTTCCACAGCCCCATTCCCTCAGCTCAGCCATGGCTCACGGCCTCACCTACTACGAAGTTTCCAGCAAACAAAATGGCACCGCGGAGCGGCCACCCCGGGTGCCGCCCAACCATCGCTGCACGAGCCGCCGTCTCTCACAGGCCGCTCCAGCTGCCAATCACTGCGCCAGCCAATCAGAGACCGCGCTGGACGCGCGGGTTCTGCCCCCCCACGCCTCGGGGCAGGAGGCGGGAGCGCCCCTGTGGCAGCGCCTGCTGCAGCCCGGGGGTTCGTTCTTTGCAGCCCTACAAGAAGAAGCCTGAAGAACATAGAGTGCTTCGCATAGCCCCTCCTTAACTAAATCCATCTCAAGCGATCATCTTTATGTTAAACTTAAAAGCCTGCTCAGTTCCACTCATCTGCTGTGAGAAAACACTTGACTTCAAATGCTACACCCACGCCAGGCAAAATATGGTTTCTTGACAGGCCCAGTCATGCTTTTCGCACAGTCCttgctttcctgcctctcctgtaACTGGACTGCAGCTGTGTGGCAAGATTATCCTAAGAAAAAGCCTTCCGTATAGGATTACACTTTATCCTATTTCATTAGCatgcagaaaatgcagcaaaattGAATCCTCACTCCTCAAAGTCATTATGGGCATGGAGCAGTAAATTCTAACAAAATTTTGAAGGTTTTTGTATCCAGAGTCCTTGATTGTCTTTGGTAATGGAGGAATAATACAgcacaacagcaacaacaaaaaaaaaaaaaggcagaaaaggagaaaaatttgaAATAGAAAGCAATCCTCACTGCACACCAatgcaacattttcttttttgttgttgttttttttaagaaggatCTTCAGTTTAATTAATTGGCTCACAAGAGCTCCTCTGTTCAGTCAGAGCAGCGGGCACATGGCTGGGGTtaacccccaccccacagcaccctccTGGGGCTGAAAAACCTCCCCAGATGAAGCTGTTACCTTGGTCACCTCTGTGAAGTGTCTAAAGTTAGGCTGGATGAACGCGAGCCAAGCTGCTGAACAGATGGAGTGAAATCCTCCTCTGTATAACAGGAACTTTGTATCACTGCCATGGATAAGAAGGGCAGctaaaaaaagggagggaggtggtTATATAAATCTCGAGGCGGTTTACCAGCAATGCTTAAAGGTAAAACTTTCTGACAGAGCTTGAATATCCACTTCCAGCTACAGACCCTGAAGCAGTCAAGAAGTTCTGCAACAAAAATGAGATGGTAACACCAGAGCTGCCACACTACAATACCATAAGAACTTGATGATGCAGCACAAACATGCAAAGCATTCCGAAGCTGGAGCCTGGAGCACACTAGACTTAAATTCCAGTATCAGCACAGAGGCACTTATCTTGAGTTCAGTGCACAAAACCAGCTGAAAGAACCTGTGAAGAGAAAGGTGCTTAACTCCAGCAAATAACTAACCATCTTATTAATGCCAAAAATGCTACCAAATACACTCAAAATGCACTCATTCCTTTTTGCTTGCAGGTTTGTGAAATAGTCATGCATGTAGCAGCTCTGACTCAATGTCTGTCTTTTTACCTTGCTTATTCCCATCTCAGACATCTGCAATTTCATCTTTCTCATCTTAAAGTTTACCTCTTCCTCATGTCTCATATGTAATTGTGTTTCAAAAGACACAGCACAGCATCTATTTCTTGTAATTAGCTGGGGGTATTTTAGATAAAGTTAGACACGAAATAAATACTTTGCCTCTTGCATCAAAATCCTTCAGGTAGATATCTAAAGTAATCCGTAATGACTGGAAACTGGCTATAAAATGTTTATTAGAAAATGCTGTGAAGCAATTAGTTTCTAATTATATATGTTTCATGTCCACACTAGAACTGGGAGTATATGCTGCATGCTGTTTTGGGGTAATGTTTACTGAGAGTGAAAAAGATCCCAACAATAAAGCCACTTTTCTCCTGCCCTTAAGTACCtcatttttggaagaaaatggaagcCATGCCATTTCCCAGTCCTTCTGGGGAAGATAAGTGGATGTTTTGGGCTTGAGTagttccttttttctcccctgctcccccctctcCATATTTACCCTCAAACTTTCTTCGAAACTTGTATTTATTGAGaaactgcagagctgaagtTACCACGGGGTGCATCtctgtggaaaacaaagcagcaaagtcTAGGCACAACCTTACAGTGCCATTCTCTAAAAGCAGAAGTTTGGTTAGAAAAGTGTAAGGGCAGAAACAGCCTCCTAGAGCAGGGCTGTTTTTGGAGTCACCTTTGGCCATTCTAGTGACCAAAATACTTTTTACTCCTTGTTTTCTCCGCAGAACACAACCCAGCCAGGGGAGCCTGCACTGCAGTCTGACCCAGTTAGTGCAGCTCTCCAGTCACACAGCTAAAACTGTGCTCAGTTGTGACTAAAAAATCCTAGTGAAAATGATGTGACTGACACCGGGCCTCACAGAACTTGGTACTGGTGGTGACAAGCAGAGGTAGCctacatttattttgcagatcCAAGCAGAATCTGGAGggccacagggaaaaaaaaaaaaaatctctaaatcGGACATGTTTGAGAAATACTGAGTCACAAACCTCAAGCTGCACAAGGtcatttttgcagtttcttttttcaaagcaaGCCCTAAGTTTTATTATATAAAGCTGTGTTGGCAGCACTAAGAATATGCAGTCTTTTTTAGTAAAGCCCTTTGCAGCATGACTAGGCTTTCACTCTTAAGAGAAGCTTGCAGATGCTACTGCTTCTACTTTAAGAAGAGAATTAgttttatattgaaaaatatttaattgatttcctgttaaaatgaaatgaaacaacaaaatagTTATACAATTTTACTAGTTTATATTTCAATTCATAAAGTATACACACTGCAACTATGCTACCACAATGTCCACGCATCTAATATTGATGGagttacagtattttttttttggtattaaaCAATAGAGACAATGTATGCAGTTAAGGAAAAAAGCTTGGACATAGCATGTTCTATTCCGTAGTTACAGAGTACATTAGCTAGCATTAGTACAGTAAACAAGAAAAAGgtagaaatacaaaataaaccAAGTATCTTTATATACAAACCAGTGCCTCTTATTGTTACCAGCTTATACTCACACTGCACACAAAATTTATCCACTGATGCAATAGATACTTCAGCATAACACAAAccattataaataaaaaaaaaaaattacaaggtgCAAAACTCCATTCTACAGCTTTCTGGTGAGAACTCAAGACAATCCAATGAATAAGAAATCCAAGTATGTTTAGCACCTATTAGTGCAACTGCATCGAGCGTGACAAATGACCTGCAAGAACCTCTGCTCAGGTTACCAGGGAAGCCAGTTGGACAGCTACAGATGCTCGCAGCTACACTCACGCAGTGATTTTTGCCTCATAAATGTCTCAGTTTATTGTTTCTTTGTCCCATTCATACCTATGTGCAAAAACTAAAATCCTGGAAGCTTCCTCAGAGCTTCACAGGAGGCCTGCTACAGCCGGGTaaaaacaaacgaacaaaacaaaaacaaaaaacctgacaaaaaacagacaaaaagacTCAGTTAAATGTCAGACCATCCACATAATTAGTACTTATTAGCAGTCCTGGTGTTGGGTGTTTGAACGCTGTTGATATGTGGATCAAACAATGTGACACAGAAGTGAAACGGAAATTTGCCAAGAATTCTGATTATTCTTGTCTAGCACTTAGACAAGTCTCCCACCCTCAGGTTGTGAATTTGTTTGGCAGCCCATGCCAAAAAAGCCCAGAGTTGCATAGAATTGGTTAgtaacagaaagaaatgccaAACACAGAGAGATGGATGCTGCATTTACTGAAACAAATGGGGTTGCTCGACAGGAATGCTGAAACCATCCCCATTGATAAAGCAAAACATGTCACCTCCTACTCTCCATATCCTACCTCTGGGGACTGCTTTCTGGCACTGATGGAGTTCTTGCTAAAGTTgccattttttgttgtttgtttttgtttaccttttttttcctttttttttcttttttttgttttgttttgtttttactttgttaGTGacacttttcctttcaaataaaatattaaaaaaggtTATAACTGTAAAAAAACCTATCATATGTAAACTTAACAATTAGGGTTTGGTAAGTTCTTGTACCTAGTCTGTGAAAAGCCTCCAGCCAGACCGCAGAATGGAGTGTTTCTCTGAAGAGCTTCAATCTAGCTACATCACCTGTTAAATATCAGTAGTATGATGATTCCATGTCTAGCAATAAAAACTTTCTTGTGTTTCCATCCTCTTTATCACTGACCTATTAAAATCCTGACACGTTgtgtttccattttatttacattCTGGTCCTCTCATGTCACAGAATTTAACATCTGGCCAAGGAAGGCAACAAAAGGTGTTGTGTTAAGAAGGTTTGTTTGACAGAGCTGCTTCTCAACAAGTCTCTTTTCCTTGGACTCCAGTCACTGTTTTTATAGAGCTTATTGTTCTGTTGAACCatgttttctttgcagcttgTACTTCATTCAATGCCAGACCCAAATGATGCTCCAAATCCtgcaaacaaaagagaaatttcatGAAAATACAGCACAGGGTTACATGACTTAAACTTAGAAGGCTCTAGGAAATTTACAGTCTCTTGGCCACtttagaagttaaaaataactCACATAACAAATTAAAAGTAGCACAACAAgctgatgaaggaaaaaaaaagctttgaaaagcaaaagaggaCTTGTGTCATTGCCCTTAGTGAAACATTCAGCTTCCTTTAGTACATCCAAACCCTTTCATTCTTTCCCATCTGAGAAGCTATTCTCACATGAAATGGACTTTATACAAAacaatttttacatttctgtgaaCTGACATACCAGCTTTAAGCTAAAAAAAGTGTTGTAATATTTTACACAAATACCTCAAATACCTGGGGTACTTCCCAACAATGTTTTAAGAAACATGTCTAACAGTTGTCACATGCTACTTCTTCGTTTAAGAGTGATTGCCAGACAAAGAAATGGATGATTCAGTACTTTGCCAGAACTTGGATTTCTTCCAAGAAGTTGCAGATCAGTCAGTGCTGCACTGCAGTCAGGCAGATGTCTGAAGTTGCAGTAGCTGGTAAATACAGTTCATGCAATTCCAATTATTGTGTCTGCATACACTAAGCTTCAGACCCAGTGTTTGGTGAAACCACCCACGCAGGAAATTGCAGGTTACATTTTCAACCAACAGGATCTGTTCCAATCCCTCTAcaacacacacatttttctaGGAATGCAGACGTACCTTACAGACTACAAAATGAACCTCCAAAGCATTACCTGGATTTTACATTCCGCCTCCACAAGCTGCAGCTTGGTCTGGGCCAGCTCAAGCTCCATTTCCCTCAGctggtttttcagtgtttccttcTCCTCGTCTGTGTCCTCATCAGAACCATCCTTGGCAGAGCTCACAACCTTCACACGACCTTCTTTATTGAAGAACTCCCGGCAGTGCTCGCAGTCATCCACTTTTTGCTAAAGCAAACACCTGACTGTGAGTTCTGGCACTGGAGTGGCTGCTGCTACCACCAAAgccttttcctgcctctcctctggatGAGCAGCACAAGCCAACAGGCACTGCTACTGACCTGCAAACTCAGGAATATctggggaaggaaaagccaAGCAGGAACTCCAGCCACCCCCAGATTAATGGGCTCTggaaaacaccactgcactttTGGTAGAATGGTATTTCTACAATAATGGGCTCTCTACCACCTACATATTATTTTATGGTAAAAGATAGAGGAGTctcctccagaaaaaaacccaaacaacccaccctcaaaaaaattaacagttgTTACTGCCCAGCATCAACATTAGGATGTAACCAATGGGAGAGAGCTGACAGTTACTCATCTCTTCTCCAAGATCTTCGTCTTATAATCCTCTTTCCAAAGCTGTAAGTCACCAAGGAACTCTCTTTCAACCATCATTTTAGCAATGAAATCAACTGTGTACTTTCTGTTATGTTTTTGCTAAGAGATTTAAACATTGTAGACTGTGGATCCATCTGGTCTCTTACCCGTATTTTTTCAATTTCAGCTTTATTTGCTGTTTGTTGCTTTTCCAGTCGCTCACTCAGCTGGGAACAAATCTGACAAGCAAAATTATGTTACCAAACCATTTATAAATGTAAATTTCCTCCCAAATGAATGCTAAAGCATAAATAAATGTGACAGGAATATTAACATGGATAGTCTGGGGTCTCTGAGAAAGCCAGAAAAACTGGGATGCTGCATTATGTTGTCTCATCAGACATATTCTCATTCTCTACAGTTTCTTCCATGCCCAAAAGAAAAGGTGcagtttatattttaattattagcAGTTTAGCCTTGCTATAGGAACTAAAAAAGGTCAGGAATCACAAGCACATGGCACTTTTGGGGTTTTGCCTTTGGGATAAAAGAACCAGGCAAGACAGCCAGAGTAGTAAAAACACCTAGTTCATTCCTCAAGACCTGTGTGATGCCAACTTAAGAATGGTTTGAAAGCCATGGGCCAGCTAGAAAGACAGATGAATTTGCTCCCTTGATAGCTTATGACCAGGAGCTTGAATTCCAAAGCAAAatctttgaaaggaaaaaggcattttatttctcaagtGCAGTTAACGTTTGACTGAAGAAGGGAAGCTgggaaataacatttttttggGATGAGGTGAACCTTTGATACAAAAGAGCCCCTTTGAACAGTGTTAGGCTGCAATCAAGGCTGTGGTGACTGACAAATACCTACATGGGGGCAAACAACTGACCACCAAGCACCAGGATTTTGgccaaagaaaacacaaacccaacCAGAAGCTTCTCATTTGAAATAGCCAAAATGTCTCCTCAAATGCATGGCACAGGCtacatttatttccagaaatcTCCTAGAATGCCTTAGAAAGTCTTGCAATTTGATAGCAAACCACACCATCAAGTTGTACTTACCTGTTTGTAGTCACCAATAATAGAGCTGTTCTTTTTGATCTCTGACTCAGCCTTATCTAACTCCCTACGGCAcatttccttcagctgcagggaaaaaaaaagtaaaggctTTACATATTTGTGCAGTCTGGAAAACTGACATGTACTATTTCCTCTTAACCTCACTGCTTTCATGTAAGCCTATGCTCCTGACCAGGAAATAATGGTTCAGCTCCATGACAAGCTGGACTTTGGTGGCCATCATTGTTACAAAAATTGATCAGCTTAGAGaagaaagtatttaaaaccaaaacgAACAAAAAAATGCTGACAGTTGAAGTCCTATACTGCCTCTCTGTGCAGCCATCTCTGGCACAGTCTGTACCTCTGGGATTTCAAGTTAAAAATTCACTACCCTATGGAGCACCTGccaggaaaggaaagaattcTGCTTTGCTGACACTACAGCAAAGGGACAAACATGACTAAGAACATTAAGCCCTTCCCACacttgtcactttttttttttttttttttgtactgctcagaaatgtgaaaatgacagaaatgcCCCTAACCTGAGCTGATTCTTCTTCTAGGcgcctcttttcttcttctgcatcAATCAGCTTCTGTTTGGTCATTAGCAATTCTTTATTCAGGGcatctgccttttcctctgcctgaaACACAAAGAGTGAGCACAGCACTGAAGGGGCTTTCTCACTGGGCAGCCACTGGCACAGGCTCCAGAAGGACACAGCCACGATAGAAGTCTTTTCATTCCTGTTAATAAGGGTCTGTTCATTGttatt
The nucleotide sequence above comes from Heliangelus exortis chromosome 22, bHelExo1.hap1, whole genome shotgun sequence. Encoded proteins:
- the RABGAP1 gene encoding rab GTPase-activating protein 1 isoform X3, which produces MREQQAQQEDPIERCERENRRLQEANMRLEQENDDLAHELVTSKIALRKDLDNAEEKADALNKELLMTKQKLIDAEEEKRRLEEESAQLKEMCRRELDKAESEIKKNSSIIGDYKQICSQLSERLEKQQTANKAEIEKIRQKVDDCEHCREFFNKEGRVKVVSSAKDGSDEDTDEEKETLKNQLREMELELAQTKLQLVEAECKIQDLEHHLGLALNEVQAAKKTWFNRTISSIKTVTGVQGKETC